Within the Candidatus Nezhaarchaeales archaeon genome, the region CTACTGGATACAGCTTCCACTACCCTATTTATCGCATTAGGGCCTAAAAGGGACGCATAAGGGGCCTGTAAACTCACAAGTCCGGGCCTATAGCTAACTAGACATCCAGTAATCACTAATCTAAGAAGCCCTTTTTTAACAGCGCTTTCCAACTGTTTAATTCTTTGCAGTATACGAAGCTCAGTTTCACTGCGGACCGCACAGGTATTTATTACCATTACGGTAGCCGTATTAATGCTATCTACAACTTGAACACCTGCTTGTTTAACAAGGTCTATCATTAAAGCGGTGTCGGCCTTATTCAACCAACAACCATAGGTCTCAAAGTATACTCTTACCCCCGAGGCCATACCTCTCTCCTACCGTCTTAAGGACCCTTATTAATACCTGGAAACACCTCACTCATATCTTACTATCTCTAAGTACTAGGATGGTCGCTATTAAGTAAGCCTAAAATACTTGGCATCGCGTTAACTTACAACCAATGGTCATACAAACACCTTTAAAAAAGTTATGTTAAATACTGTACTCAATTTTATCCTCATACCTAGACATCGGAAGTATGAAACATCTTAGCTCCTAACCCTCCTAATCTAACTTCCCGATGGCTCTAGGGGGTGAAAGGTTTATGCCAAAAATAATACTTAAGTATTCCTAACGGAATACTTAGGCTTTAGTAGTTGAAGCCTGGGTAATTATTACCGGTGAAGATGTTGAGAAGAGCGGTTAACTGTAGACTTAGACTTATAAGTATTCACGTCCCCGAGATGTATGATAGGAATGTAAGGGAGCTTATTAAGATGGGGCGCTACGTAAGCTATGGGGAGGTTATACGAGTAGCAATATTAAACCTAATCGATGACATCAACAGGAGCATGTATGAGTTTCCATTTACACGGAGCCGATTAAAGCCGATCTGCGGCTAGTCTAAACGGATACAGCGAACCTACCGCTTTTAAGGGCTTTAAGGTCTTCTTCAACTTCTTCGTTAGCTATCTTCCTTACAGCTGGGATCGGTTTTTTAACCCGCTGCCCCGGTTTAAGCATCATCTTCCCCGTTGAAGACCATGTTAACTCCTTCCCTACATCGTCGTAAAGATAGCCGAGAACAGTTATTGAAATATTTGGTATTATTGGGTATAGGTAAATCATACCATCCCTTAAGAAGTTAAGGGCTAAGTATATAGTGGTTCCAGCTTCCTTAACGTTCTCTTTAACCTTCCTCCAAGGCTCCTTAAGATTAAGGTATCGGTTAGCTTCAGCGAAGGCAGTCAGTATTTTTTCAAGAGACTTAGAGAAAATGGCTAGCTCGTAAGTCTTTTCAACATCATTTGGCAAGCGTTCTATGAATTCTTTAAACCTTAAGTCCTCCTCATTAAATTCTCCCGGCTTTGGTACTTCCTCGTTAAAGAAGCGATAAGCAAATAGGAGGACGCGATGGGCGAAGTTCCCTATGTTATCAGCCAGATCACCATTAATTCTTTCCTGAAACTCCTTAAAGCTGAAGTCAGTATCCTTAATAGTATTTGAAGATTTTAACGCGGCGTAAAACCTTATGTAATCAGCTGGGTACCTTTGCGTCATGTAACGTACTGGTATAAGCCAACCTCTACTTTTAGATAGCTTTTCACCTTCAAACGTTACGTAGCCGTTTACAACGTACTTCTTGGGTAAATGGAAACCTGCGGCTAGTAGTAATGCCGGCCAAAATATGAAGTGATGGTAGATGATATCCTTTCCTATGAAGTGGACTATCCTAGCGTAAGAATTCCTCCAATACCTTTCCCAACTTACCCCCGTCCGCTTACTGTAGTTTACAGTGGAAGCTATATAGCCTATGGGTGCATCCACCCAGACATAGGCGTACTGATCCTCCTCGGCCTCCTTAAAGGGAAGCTTAAAGCCCCAGTAGTCCTCACGAGTTATATCCCAATCATCCAATCCAGCTTTGATCCAGCTTAAAACGTAGTTAACGACTTCCTTAGGGAAGTCATCCTCAGAGGATTGAGAAAGCCACGTGTAAAGAGCATCTTTAAAAGCGCTTAATTTAAAGAAGAAGTGGATAGCCTTCCTTAAACGGGGGGTTGAACCACAAATCGCGCACGTAGGCCTTAGTATTTTACTTGCTTCGATAACCCTTCCGCAACGCTCACAAACATCACTATACTGATCAGGGGCGCCGCAGTAAGGACACGTACCCTTAACGAAGCGATCCGGTAAAAATTTACGATCTTTCTCGCAATAGAAGTGTTCAACCTCCCTCTTGTATATATAGCCGTTTTCGTAAGCCTTAAGTAGAAAACTATTAGTTAACTCTAAATTCTCTTCACTATGAGTACGATGATAATTATCAAAGTTAATCCCTAAAGCCTTAAAGTCCTCAATATGCCTAGCCCTATAGTAATCAGCGTACCGTAAAGGTGTAGTTCCCGATTTTAAGGCCGCGATTTCAATAGGCGTTCCATGGTCATCACTACCACATACAAATACAACGTCGACACCCTTTAAACGTAGAAACCTAACGTAGATATCAGCTGGAATATAGGTGCTTATAACGTGACCTATATGTAAGTCTCCATTAGCATAGGGTAGGGCAGCTGTTACCACTGTCGGTTGATTAGACGTCATATCGTTTTCACCTCAAACCATAGAGGAACTCTACCATTTCCACTCTACCCTTTAAGTCCTTAATGAGGCCGTTAACCATATCCATTACGCCCCTCGTAGAGATTCACCTCATACCTACGTAGCCCTGTTTCACCAGCTACGAACCGCCCATTTAGTCACCTTAACTATAATACTACGCTACATTAGCCGGGCGGAATTATTTTAGCTTATCCTCGTTAAGTATCATGGCCTTATAGTTATCCTCCCCCTTGCACATGATGAAAACGCTGATATTACACCTTTTAAACCTTAATCCATAGTATTACGCCTTTAACTCGTTAATGGAGACGTGTAAGCCTTGAAGACTTTAACCCCATCCAGACATGAAATAATGCTACCCAGCTACATCATAGTGGGTGAAGGCGTCATAAAGCGTGTAGGGGAGGTTATTAGTAGGTTCGAAGTAAAGGGTAAAGCCTTAGTACTTATAGGTGAAAAGGTTGAAGGCATTGTTAGTGATCATATTTCTATTTCTCTAAGGGAGCGTAGCATAAGCTTTGACTCAGTAGTAATTAAAGAGGCTAGTAGTGAAGAGATAGCTAAGGCTATTGAGGTAGCTAAGGAGGAAAACCCCAAGGTAATTTTAGGTGTTGGAGGCGGTAGTGTTATCGATGTGGCTAAGCTAACCGCTAACGAGGTTAACGCCAACTTCGTAAGCGTGCCAACGGCCGCATCTCATGATGGGATAGCTTCACCGGTCGTCTCCATAAAGGGGTCGCCCTCAAAATTCGTAAAAGTACCCTCCGCTATAGTTGCCGATATAGACGTCATTTCAAAGGCACCTCACAGGCTTATAGCTAGCGGCTGCGGTGACATAATAGCTAAACTAACCGCTGTAAGAGATTGGGAATTAGCCCATAAGTTAAAGGGCGAGTATTATGGCGACTATGCTGCTTCGCTTGCAAGGATGTCAGCATTAATGATCGTAAGGCACGCCGAAGCTATAGCTAAAGGAAGCGGAAGCGGTATCAGATTGTTAGTTGAAGCGTTAATTTCATGCGGTGTAGCGATGTGTATCGCCGGATCCTCAAGGCCTTGCTCCGGCTCTGAACATCTATTCTCGCATGCCCTAGACCTAGTGGCCCCTAAACCAGCCTTACACGGGGAGCAGTGCGGGGTAGGAACGATTATGATGTCCTACCTACATAAGATGAAGTGGTACTTCATCAGGAAGGTGCTTAAAACCGTTGGAGCGCCAACAACAGCTAAAGAGCTAGGAGTGCATGATTACTATATAGTTAAAGCCTTAACCATAGCCCATAAGATAAGGGACAGATATACAATACTTGGAGAAAGTGGGTTATCCGAGGATGCAGCTGAACGCTTAGCTAAAGCAACGGGGGTTATCGACTAAAGGTTTTAGTAAGGCTATGAGGATTATTGCCCTAATAGGTAAGGCACAGGCCAGGAAAGGCTTCCGGTTCGTGTATAGCGGTATTAGTAGACAATGCTTATCTTGTAAGCTCAGACCGGTATGCGTTGATAAACTGGAGGTTGGCCGAGTCTACGAAGTCGTAGCAGTTAGGGAGAGGGTACACCCCTGCGAACTCCATGAAGGAGGGGTACGTGTCGTAGAGCTAGAGGAGGCCCCCGTATTAGCAGCAATACCTTCAAAGCTGGCTTGCGAAGGGGCTATAGTAACATTTAACCCTATAACCTGCCAGAACACTAAATGCGCAGCATATCAATACTGCTGTACGCAGGCTTTAAGGGCTGGGGATAAATGCTTCGTAGAGAAAGTACATGAGAAGCTGGAATGCCGTAAAGGCTTAAGCCTGAGGCTCTCCTCTCTAAGGAGGCTTTGAACGTCTAAGCGTAAACGTCTCTAAGTAGGTAACTTTCTCAATTGATGGTAAATACTTCTCGATATCATTTAGTAAACCGCGCTTAGCGTATTGGATATCTCCAACCGAGAAAGCTTCCTCGGGCAGAGTTATTGTTAACGATGAACCTTCTATCTGTACCTTAAACTTATCCTTAGGTATCGTTGGCACCCTCCTATGTATAAGCTCCAAGACCTTATCCTGATCAAGTTCCACCTTACTTACCACTTTAACCGTGTAGACGATGGTTTTACCGGCTAAAGGGTGGTTAAAGTCCAAGGTAACCCTACCGCCACCCACACTCCTTATGATTGCCGTCTTGTTATCTAGTTCAACTTGACCTCCTACACGTGGAGTTATACCTCTCTTTACTAATTCACGGGCGGGTAGCACTTTAACATTGCTTGGATCCCTTAACCCAAAGGCCTTTTCAGGGGGGATTTCTATGGTCCTCTCCTCTCCTACCTCCATGGTCAGTAGGGCCTCTTCAAGGCCCTTCGGCAACCAGCCTTCATCAAGCTTTACCAGCTTAGGCTCGTAGATTCCGTCAGGCTTATAGAATTTAACCTTCTTAGCTACGTCCTCCCTCGTCAAGTCTATAACGGTATCAGTATCCTTAACTTTAGCCACGTAATCTATCAATATGAAGTCCCCTTTTTGAAGCGGCATTTAAAACCCACCGCTTAAACGTCCCCCGCCTCACTTGATGTTTTTTACACTTATTTGCTTTTCTAAGGATAAACTTAATAGAACACGTTCAACCCGGTGACCTCATCATACCTCCTTTGAACATCTACGCCTACAACCTCCTGCAGATGGATTTCCCCAAGAAATACTTGCGTCCCAGGCTTAAGATGGCCACCGTAAACTCTGCCTTCACGGTCGATTAAAGTAACGTGGGCATGAACTACGGTCTTACCCTCCATCTTAGATATGTTACCAACGCAGGATAAAAGTTCAAGCGGCTTCTCAACCACAGTATCTAGATACCTCTTACGTTCTTGGTCGTAGTAGCTTAAACATGCTCTTTTAACAGCGCCTATAACCGTGAAAACACCTACCTTCACATTAAACTGTTCCGCGAGGTCTTCGATAGCCGTCAGCAGGTCGGAACCATGCTGAAGTTTTCCGATGAAAAACCTTCCA harbors:
- a CDS encoding ribbon-helix-helix protein, CopG family: MLRRAVNCRLRLISIHVPEMYDRNVRELIKMGRYVSYGEVIRVAILNLIDDINRSMYEFPFTRSRLKPICG
- the metG gene encoding methionine--tRNA ligase, with product MTSNQPTVVTAALPYANGDLHIGHVISTYIPADIYVRFLRLKGVDVVFVCGSDDHGTPIEIAALKSGTTPLRYADYYRARHIEDFKALGINFDNYHRTHSEENLELTNSFLLKAYENGYIYKREVEHFYCEKDRKFLPDRFVKGTCPYCGAPDQYSDVCERCGRVIEASKILRPTCAICGSTPRLRKAIHFFFKLSAFKDALYTWLSQSSEDDFPKEVVNYVLSWIKAGLDDWDITREDYWGFKLPFKEAEEDQYAYVWVDAPIGYIASTVNYSKRTGVSWERYWRNSYARIVHFIGKDIIYHHFIFWPALLLAAGFHLPKKYVVNGYVTFEGEKLSKSRGWLIPVRYMTQRYPADYIRFYAALKSSNTIKDTDFSFKEFQERINGDLADNIGNFAHRVLLFAYRFFNEEVPKPGEFNEEDLRFKEFIERLPNDVEKTYELAIFSKSLEKILTAFAEANRYLNLKEPWRKVKENVKEAGTTIYLALNFLRDGMIYLYPIIPNISITVLGYLYDDVGKELTWSSTGKMMLKPGQRVKKPIPAVRKIANEEVEEDLKALKSGRFAVSV
- a CDS encoding NAD(P)-dependent glycerol-1-phosphate dehydrogenase, encoding MKTLTPSRHEIMLPSYIIVGEGVIKRVGEVISRFEVKGKALVLIGEKVEGIVSDHISISLRERSISFDSVVIKEASSEEIAKAIEVAKEENPKVILGVGGGSVIDVAKLTANEVNANFVSVPTAASHDGIASPVVSIKGSPSKFVKVPSAIVADIDVISKAPHRLIASGCGDIIAKLTAVRDWELAHKLKGEYYGDYAASLARMSALMIVRHAEAIAKGSGSGIRLLVEALISCGVAMCIAGSSRPCSGSEHLFSHALDLVAPKPALHGEQCGVGTIMMSYLHKMKWYFIRKVLKTVGAPTTAKELGVHDYYIVKALTIAHKIRDRYTILGESGLSEDAAERLAKATGVID
- a CDS encoding UPF0179 family protein, with product MRIIALIGKAQARKGFRFVYSGISRQCLSCKLRPVCVDKLEVGRVYEVVAVRERVHPCELHEGGVRVVELEEAPVLAAIPSKLACEGAIVTFNPITCQNTKCAAYQYCCTQALRAGDKCFVEKVHEKLECRKGLSLRLSSLRRL
- a CDS encoding FKBP-type peptidyl-prolyl cis-trans isomerase, which produces MPLQKGDFILIDYVAKVKDTDTVIDLTREDVAKKVKFYKPDGIYEPKLVKLDEGWLPKGLEEALLTMEVGEERTIEIPPEKAFGLRDPSNVKVLPARELVKRGITPRVGGQVELDNKTAIIRSVGGGRVTLDFNHPLAGKTIVYTVKVVSKVELDQDKVLELIHRRVPTIPKDKFKVQIEGSSLTITLPEEAFSVGDIQYAKRGLLNDIEKYLPSIEKVTYLETFTLRRSKPP
- a CDS encoding DNA-binding protein, which translates into the protein MMKDVKEARAGRFFIGKLQHGSDLLTAIEDLAEQFNVKVGVFTVIGAVKRACLSYYDQERKRYLDTVVEKPLELLSCVGNISKMEGKTVVHAHVTLIDREGRVYGGHLKPGTQVFLGEIHLQEVVGVDVQRRYDEVTGLNVFY